From one Flavobacterium kingsejongi genomic stretch:
- a CDS encoding TIGR00730 family Rossman fold protein — protein MRLEDFDNDEDKVIQDRLKQKTWNEIRTNDSWAIFKIMAEFVNGYENMGRIGPCVSIFGSARTKPDDKYYLLAEKIAFKISKAGYGVITGGGPGIMEAGNKGAHLGGGTSVGLNIELPFEQHFNPYIDRDKNLNFDYFFVRKVMFVKYSQGFVVMPGGFGTLDELFEAITLIQTKKIGKFPIILVGSDFWSGLLEWVKTVLVEKYANVSPADLDLIKVVDNEEEVVQALDAFYKKYNLSPNF, from the coding sequence ATGAGATTAGAAGATTTTGATAATGACGAAGATAAAGTAATACAGGATCGATTAAAGCAGAAAACCTGGAACGAAATACGAACCAATGACTCCTGGGCCATTTTTAAAATTATGGCTGAATTTGTCAATGGATACGAAAACATGGGGCGTATCGGGCCCTGCGTTTCTATTTTTGGATCCGCACGAACCAAACCCGATGACAAATACTACCTGCTGGCTGAAAAAATTGCTTTTAAAATCAGTAAAGCCGGTTACGGTGTTATTACTGGTGGTGGTCCTGGAATCATGGAAGCAGGTAATAAAGGAGCGCATCTGGGTGGTGGTACTTCAGTAGGGCTGAATATTGAATTGCCTTTCGAACAACATTTCAACCCGTATATAGACCGTGATAAAAACCTGAATTTTGATTATTTCTTTGTACGTAAGGTAATGTTTGTCAAATATTCCCAGGGATTTGTAGTGATGCCTGGTGGATTTGGTACATTGGATGAACTTTTTGAGGCGATCACACTGATCCAAACCAAAAAAATAGGTAAGTTCCCAATTATCCTGGTAGGATCTGATTTCTGGTCCGGTTTACTGGAATGGGTTAAAACGGTTTTGGTGGAAAAATATGCCAATGTCAGCCCAGCCGATCTTGACCTGATCAAAGTGGTGGATAATGAGGAAGAAGTCGTTCAGGCACTGGATGCATTCTATAAAAAATACAATTTAAGCCCTAACTTTTAG
- a CDS encoding endonuclease: MQKTLLFFLLMIFSFSHSQIVINELDCDTPSIDDKEFIELKSEIPYFSLDGYVLVFFNGSGAGGNRSYYTIDLTGLTTDRNGLVVVGNTAVSPVPQRLFPTSIIQNGADAIAIYQAAYDDFPDETLATTEHLIDVLLYDTSDPDDAGLMNIFGITTQVNENENNLSTLHSIQRKMDGTFEVKIPTPGTHNDGSGFIFNGVSYTVSTPLLEEGGDFTISFTTQFAVETPLTFNFILDNGTFDTADYTGNTIVTIPAGSTTYSTTIHTIDDSMDEGDEVALIRILSLPEEFVRLNDNYEVRIVDNDYTVSSWGTPLNPTYGIVSSTQDPDYYASLEGLSGAALKQAVQDIIANPAVVRAHSYRDVTSILYEADQNPLNSNEVWLMYTEQGRAKYKFQLTSNSVGFWNREHIFPQSRGGFSNGTSPLADGIAIYLPTNADDILSGHADAHALRSEDGPENSARSNRDYGLNDYNGPVGNQGSWHGDVARALFYMAVRYTALDVVNGNLPDSTPYKIGDLATLLQWNHADPADDFEMNRNNIIYTWQHNRNPFIDYPDLADYIWGTKTTIPWFAALSNTEISKNGWGLYPNPAKNHFRITGLTGAYTVAIYSVSGQKLGIHHCFGESEIQPELASGLYIAKISAADGITTQKLIIQ, encoded by the coding sequence ATGCAAAAAACACTACTTTTTTTCTTGTTGATGATTTTCAGTTTTTCCCATAGTCAAATTGTTATTAATGAGCTGGATTGCGATACACCCAGTATTGATGACAAAGAGTTCATAGAACTCAAATCAGAAATCCCCTATTTTTCCTTAGATGGTTACGTACTGGTATTTTTTAATGGATCCGGAGCGGGAGGCAACCGAAGTTATTATACAATCGATTTGACAGGACTTACTACAGATAGAAACGGCTTAGTTGTGGTAGGAAATACGGCTGTTTCTCCGGTGCCCCAACGTTTGTTTCCCACCAGTATTATACAGAATGGTGCAGATGCTATAGCCATTTATCAGGCTGCGTATGATGATTTTCCAGACGAAACCCTTGCCACAACAGAACATTTGATAGATGTGCTGCTTTATGATACCAGTGATCCGGATGATGCTGGCCTTATGAATATTTTTGGGATTACGACACAGGTCAATGAGAATGAGAATAATCTGAGTACTCTACATTCGATCCAGCGTAAAATGGACGGAACTTTTGAAGTTAAAATACCCACACCCGGTACGCATAATGATGGAAGTGGTTTTATATTTAATGGCGTATCCTATACCGTTTCTACACCGCTATTGGAAGAAGGTGGAGATTTTACCATTTCTTTTACCACTCAGTTTGCAGTCGAAACGCCGCTAACTTTTAATTTTATCCTTGACAATGGAACATTTGATACGGCAGATTATACAGGAAACACAATAGTAACTATTCCTGCTGGTAGCACGACTTATAGCACCACCATCCATACTATTGATGATAGTATGGATGAAGGGGATGAGGTGGCTTTGATCCGGATTTTGTCGCTTCCCGAGGAATTTGTACGGTTAAACGATAATTATGAAGTACGTATTGTGGATAATGATTATACCGTTTCATCCTGGGGAACTCCTTTGAATCCTACTTATGGAATTGTGAGCAGTACCCAGGATCCTGATTATTATGCTTCTTTGGAAGGATTGTCTGGAGCTGCTTTAAAGCAGGCGGTGCAAGATATTATTGCCAATCCGGCGGTTGTACGGGCACATAGCTATCGCGATGTTACTTCAATCTTATATGAAGCAGATCAGAACCCGCTGAATAGCAATGAAGTCTGGCTGATGTATACAGAGCAGGGGAGGGCAAAGTACAAATTCCAGCTTACCTCGAATAGTGTTGGCTTTTGGAATAGGGAGCACATTTTTCCACAATCCAGGGGAGGTTTTAGTAATGGGACGTCTCCGTTGGCAGACGGCATTGCAATTTACCTCCCGACCAACGCGGATGATATATTAAGCGGGCATGCCGATGCCCATGCGTTGCGAAGTGAAGATGGACCTGAAAATAGTGCCCGAAGCAATCGGGATTATGGGCTGAATGACTATAATGGGCCAGTCGGGAATCAGGGAAGCTGGCACGGGGATGTGGCGCGTGCCTTATTTTATATGGCAGTACGTTATACTGCTTTGGATGTTGTAAATGGAAACCTACCCGATAGTACGCCATATAAAATAGGCGATCTGGCGACGCTTTTACAATGGAACCACGCTGATCCAGCTGATGATTTTGAAATGAACCGTAATAATATCATTTATACCTGGCAACACAATCGCAATCCGTTTATTGATTATCCTGATCTTGCTGATTATATTTGGGGAACCAAAACAACTATTCCCTGGTTTGCCGCACTTTCGAATACCGAGATTTCAAAAAACGGTTGGGGGCTTTATCCTAATCCTGCTAAAAATCACTTTAGGATAACCGGACTAACCGGAGCCTATACGGTGGCGATCTATTCGGTATCGGGGCAAAAGCTAGGCATACACCATTGTTTTGGGGAGAGTGAAATACAACCGGAACTGGCATCGGGACTTTATATCGCGAAGATCAGTGCAGCTGATGGTATAACGACCCAAAAACTCATAATCCAATAG
- a CDS encoding aminopeptidase — MKLFKFIVILLILLSSVKDYAQHRIVLKAEVDLETKIIAAEQELDYYNDSDVPLNAIVLNDWNNAYSAKDTPLARRFSDEFTRSFHLANDEERGNTNILSIIGPEYTSLHYTRPPEHPDLVLVTLQNPVMPHQRIRLKITYLIKIPSDRFTRYGYNSNGEMNLKDWFLMPARFQDQTFTTYSNENLDDAANAASDYTLLLTVPKNKEITSDLNQIRTEEKAEKTIYTFEGKNRHNFSLVISPFINYSSYKNTITEVVTDIKSNRVTEIQKAILIDKIVLFVNDNVGGFPHEKITVSQLDYDRDPFYGLNQLPAFLAPFSDDFLYEIKFLKTYTNNFLKSSLQLDPRKENWIYDGLQMYLIIKYIEENHPDMKMMGNISKFKLLKSFYLTNIEFNGQFNYLYLLMARKNLDQPIGDAKTTFIKFNEQIAGKYKAGLSFNYLDQFLGDATLTIAITDFYSLNKKQQTTEYDFETILKSRTDKNIDWFFNTLVHSRELIDYRFGNVVRSKDSLTVTVENNQKATVPISLYGFKNGKIVFKEWLENIKTDSTFTIPRNGADKLALNYTDEVPEYNQRNNWKSLKGFFVPNRPIKFNLMKDLEHPYYNQIFYVPDFEYNLYDGLALGMRLHNKSLLDKPFSYDVTPIFSFKTQSLIGSASVAYNQQIRDSRLYNIRYGMSSSYYHYAPDAAYLKLTPSVTFRFREENLRNNKKRFIGLRYVMVDREKSIFTMDKNNENYSVLDIRYGSTKTEVTNHFSFLTDVQVSNAFGKFSGQLEYRHLFDNNRQVNLRFYGGTFLYRKTDSDFFSFATDRPTDYLFDYNYYGRSESSGLFSQQLIIAEGGFKSKLDIPYANQWITTVNGSFNIWNWIELYGDAGMVKNKYSDPKFIYDSGIRLNLVTDYFELYFPVYSSNGWEIAQPNYNEKIRFIVTISPGTLLNLFTRKWL; from the coding sequence TTGAAATTATTTAAATTTATAGTTATCCTATTAATTCTATTGTCGTCGGTTAAAGACTATGCGCAACATCGTATTGTACTGAAAGCTGAAGTCGATCTGGAAACAAAAATCATTGCTGCAGAACAGGAGCTGGATTATTATAATGATTCCGATGTACCCTTAAATGCTATAGTCCTGAATGACTGGAACAATGCCTATTCTGCCAAAGATACTCCGCTGGCCCGAAGATTTTCGGATGAGTTTACCCGAAGTTTTCATTTAGCCAATGATGAAGAACGCGGTAATACCAACATCCTTTCTATCATTGGTCCGGAATATACTTCTCTACACTATACGCGGCCTCCCGAACATCCCGACCTCGTACTGGTGACCCTGCAGAATCCGGTTATGCCCCACCAGAGGATCCGTCTAAAAATAACATACCTCATTAAAATTCCAAGCGACCGTTTTACCCGATACGGTTATAACAGCAATGGGGAAATGAACCTGAAAGACTGGTTTTTAATGCCTGCCCGATTTCAGGATCAGACTTTTACCACCTATAGTAACGAAAATCTCGATGATGCTGCAAATGCAGCCAGTGATTATACGCTCTTGCTCACGGTTCCCAAAAACAAAGAAATCACTTCAGACCTGAACCAGATCCGTACCGAAGAGAAAGCGGAAAAAACAATCTACACATTCGAAGGGAAAAACCGTCATAATTTTAGTTTGGTCATCAGCCCTTTTATAAACTACAGCAGTTATAAAAATACTATCACAGAAGTAGTCACCGATATAAAAAGCAATCGGGTTACTGAAATACAAAAAGCGATCCTGATTGATAAAATAGTCCTTTTTGTAAATGATAATGTCGGCGGTTTTCCCCATGAAAAAATTACCGTGTCCCAACTGGATTATGACCGTGATCCATTTTATGGGCTTAACCAGCTTCCAGCATTTTTAGCCCCATTTTCAGACGATTTTTTGTACGAAATTAAATTCCTGAAAACCTATACCAATAATTTCCTAAAAAGCAGCCTGCAACTGGATCCCCGCAAAGAAAACTGGATTTATGACGGATTGCAGATGTACCTTATCATAAAATACATTGAAGAGAACCACCCGGACATGAAAATGATGGGGAATATCTCAAAATTCAAGCTGCTGAAAAGTTTTTATTTAACCAACATTGAATTCAACGGGCAGTTCAACTACCTCTATTTGCTGATGGCCCGTAAAAACTTAGATCAGCCTATAGGAGACGCTAAGACTACATTCATTAAATTCAATGAGCAGATCGCAGGAAAATATAAAGCCGGCCTCAGTTTCAACTACCTGGATCAGTTTCTGGGAGATGCTACGTTAACCATAGCCATTACCGACTTTTACAGCCTGAATAAAAAACAGCAAACGACAGAATACGATTTTGAAACCATCCTAAAATCAAGAACCGATAAAAATATTGATTGGTTTTTTAATACATTAGTCCATAGCCGGGAACTTATAGATTATCGGTTTGGAAATGTGGTCCGGTCAAAAGACAGCCTTACCGTAACCGTAGAAAACAATCAGAAAGCCACAGTTCCGATCTCTTTATACGGGTTCAAAAACGGCAAAATCGTTTTTAAAGAATGGCTTGAAAATATCAAAACCGACAGCACTTTTACCATTCCCCGAAATGGTGCCGATAAACTGGCTTTAAACTATACTGACGAAGTTCCGGAATACAACCAAAGAAACAACTGGAAGTCCCTGAAAGGATTTTTCGTTCCCAACAGGCCCATTAAATTCAACCTGATGAAAGATCTGGAACATCCGTATTACAACCAGATTTTCTATGTCCCCGATTTTGAATACAATCTCTATGATGGGTTGGCTTTGGGAATGCGCCTGCATAATAAATCGCTTTTGGACAAACCGTTCAGTTACGATGTAACTCCTATTTTTTCCTTCAAAACGCAGTCCCTGATCGGCTCAGCTTCTGTTGCTTACAATCAGCAGATTCGCGATTCACGGTTGTATAATATCCGCTATGGGATGAGCAGTTCCTATTATCATTACGCTCCTGATGCGGCCTATTTGAAACTGACTCCATCGGTTACCTTTCGCTTTCGCGAAGAAAACCTGCGGAATAATAAAAAGCGGTTTATCGGTCTGCGTTACGTGATGGTCGATCGGGAAAAAAGCATATTTACGATGGACAAAAACAATGAGAATTATTCTGTTTTGGATATCCGGTATGGAAGTACAAAAACCGAAGTGACCAATCATTTTAGCTTCCTGACCGATGTACAGGTATCCAACGCCTTTGGTAAGTTTTCCGGACAATTAGAATACAGGCACCTGTTTGATAACAACCGTCAGGTGAATTTGCGTTTTTATGGCGGTACATTCCTGTATCGTAAAACAGACTCCGATTTCTTTAGTTTTGCGACCGATCGCCCGACCGATTACCTTTTTGATTACAATTATTACGGTAGATCAGAAAGTAGCGGCCTGTTTAGCCAACAATTAATTATTGCTGAAGGGGGATTCAAATCCAAACTCGACATTCCCTATGCGAACCAATGGATCACAACGGTAAACGGCAGCTTTAATATCTGGAACTGGATAGAGCTTTATGGCGATGCAGGAATGGTCAAAAATAAATACAGCGATCCAAAATTCATCTACGACAGTGGGATCCGCCTGAATTTGGTAACGGATTATTTTGAATTGTATTTCCCGGTGTACTCCAGTAATGGATGGGAGATTGCCCAACCCAATTATAATGAGAAAATACGTTTTATCGTTACGATAAGTCCCGGTACGCTGCTGAATCTTTTCACCCGAAAGTGGCTGTAA
- a CDS encoding alpha-ketoacid dehydrogenase subunit alpha/beta, with the protein MTETPTKQALSFEDFKNQVLNDYKIAVTSRECSLLGRREVLTGKAKFGIFGDGKELPQLAMAKAFKNGDFRSGYYRDQTFMMAIGKMTIQQFFAGLYGHTDIEQEPMSAGRQMGGHFATHSLNEDGSWKSLTQQKNSSADISPTAGQMPRLLGLAQASKIFRNVTGIPNKTDFSINGNEVAWGTIGNASTSEGLFFETINAAGVLQVPMVMSVWDDEYGISVHARHQTTKENISEILKGFQRDENTKGYEIIRVQGWNYPALITAYEKASKVAREEHVPVLVHVNELTQPQGHSTSGSHERYKNAERLEWEGNFDCLRQMKIWMTENNLITDAEIETIETTIRKEVLEGKKAAWNAYLNPIKEEQQELVTLLVQIAATSDNKVFIENAAANLKGIKEPIRKDILVTARKVLRMVIRENGKAALSAWVTAYTEKIQPNFSSHLYSQSKTAIDSVKELLPTYDDNAEDVDARLIIRDNFDAIFTKYPESLIFGEDAGNIGDVNQGLEGMQEKYGEERIADVGIREASIIGQGIGMALRGLRPIAEIQYLDYLLYAIQIMSDDLATLQYRTRGKQKAPLIIRTRGHRLEGIWHSGSPMGMIINAIRGIHVLVPRNMTKAAGFYNTLLQTDEPALVIECLNGYRLKEKMPTNLGEFTTPIGVVETLKAGKDITLVSYGSTLRLVEQAAKELMEVGIDAEIIDIQSLLPFDTQHDIVKSLAKTNRLLVIDEDVPGGASAYILQNILEVQNGYKYLDSKPETLAAKEHRPAYGTDGDYFSKPSIEDIYEKIYAIMHESDPNTYPALF; encoded by the coding sequence ATGACAGAAACACCCACTAAGCAGGCGCTATCTTTTGAAGATTTTAAAAACCAGGTACTTAACGATTATAAAATTGCGGTTACCAGTCGGGAATGCAGTTTGCTGGGAAGACGTGAAGTACTAACCGGAAAAGCCAAGTTTGGAATTTTTGGGGATGGAAAAGAACTTCCCCAGCTTGCTATGGCCAAAGCTTTTAAAAACGGGGATTTCCGTTCCGGATATTACCGTGACCAAACGTTTATGATGGCCATTGGAAAAATGACAATCCAACAATTTTTCGCCGGACTTTACGGCCATACCGATATTGAGCAGGAACCCATGTCTGCAGGAAGGCAAATGGGAGGTCATTTTGCTACCCATAGCTTAAACGAAGATGGGTCCTGGAAAAGTCTTACCCAACAAAAAAACTCCAGCGCAGATATCTCTCCTACGGCCGGGCAAATGCCACGTTTATTAGGACTCGCACAAGCTTCTAAAATATTCCGGAATGTTACCGGAATTCCAAATAAAACCGATTTTTCGATCAATGGAAATGAGGTAGCCTGGGGCACCATTGGTAATGCCAGTACCTCTGAAGGTTTATTTTTTGAAACCATCAATGCTGCCGGCGTATTACAAGTGCCTATGGTAATGAGTGTCTGGGATGACGAATATGGGATTTCCGTACACGCAAGGCATCAAACTACAAAAGAAAATATTTCAGAGATCCTGAAAGGATTCCAAAGGGATGAAAACACTAAAGGCTATGAAATCATCCGTGTACAAGGCTGGAATTATCCGGCGCTGATCACGGCTTATGAAAAAGCTTCAAAAGTAGCCCGTGAGGAGCATGTACCGGTTTTAGTACACGTGAATGAACTCACTCAGCCTCAGGGACATTCCACTTCTGGTTCACACGAACGTTACAAAAATGCGGAGCGTCTGGAATGGGAAGGTAATTTTGATTGCCTGCGCCAAATGAAAATTTGGATGACCGAAAACAATCTCATTACCGACGCTGAAATTGAAACGATAGAAACAACGATTCGTAAAGAGGTATTGGAAGGCAAAAAAGCAGCATGGAACGCTTACCTCAACCCTATCAAAGAAGAACAGCAGGAATTGGTAACGCTTTTAGTGCAAATTGCAGCAACAAGCGACAATAAGGTTTTTATTGAAAATGCTGCCGCAAACTTAAAAGGAATTAAAGAGCCTATCCGTAAAGATATTCTCGTGACTGCGCGAAAAGTATTGCGCATGGTGATCCGGGAAAATGGCAAAGCAGCCCTTTCCGCATGGGTTACTGCGTATACCGAAAAAATCCAGCCTAATTTCAGCTCCCACCTGTATTCCCAGTCGAAAACAGCAATTGATTCTGTAAAAGAATTATTGCCTACTTATGACGATAATGCCGAAGATGTAGATGCGCGATTGATCATACGTGATAATTTTGATGCTATTTTTACCAAATATCCGGAATCCCTTATTTTTGGTGAAGATGCCGGAAATATTGGTGATGTAAACCAGGGATTGGAAGGCATGCAGGAAAAATATGGCGAAGAACGTATAGCCGATGTTGGCATCCGTGAAGCAAGTATTATCGGGCAGGGAATTGGAATGGCGCTGCGGGGCTTACGTCCTATTGCAGAAATCCAATACCTCGATTACCTGCTCTATGCTATACAAATCATGAGTGATGATTTAGCTACCCTGCAGTACAGAACCCGTGGAAAGCAAAAAGCGCCACTAATCATCAGGACACGTGGCCACCGACTTGAAGGAATCTGGCACTCCGGATCTCCAATGGGAATGATTATCAATGCCATTCGTGGTATTCATGTATTAGTGCCCCGGAACATGACCAAAGCCGCCGGATTCTATAATACTCTATTGCAAACCGACGAACCTGCTCTTGTAATAGAATGCCTGAACGGTTACCGCCTGAAAGAAAAAATGCCTACGAATCTTGGTGAATTCACTACCCCAATCGGTGTCGTGGAAACGCTAAAAGCAGGAAAGGACATTACGCTGGTTTCTTACGGATCTACTTTACGGTTGGTAGAACAAGCGGCGAAAGAATTAATGGAAGTAGGTATTGATGCCGAAATTATCGATATCCAGTCTTTACTCCCTTTTGATACGCAACATGATATTGTAAAAAGCCTTGCCAAAACCAATCGTCTTTTAGTGATTGACGAAGACGTTCCCGGAGGTGCTTCTGCTTATATCTTGCAAAATATTCTGGAAGTCCAAAATGGGTACAAATACCTGGACAGCAAACCAGAAACATTGGCTGCAAAAGAACACCGTCCGGCCTATGGCACAGATGGGGATTATTTCTCCAAACCTTCAATAGAAGATATTTACGAAAAAATCTATGCCATCATGCATGAGAGTGATCCCAACACCTATCCTGCATTATTTTAG
- a CDS encoding AraC family transcriptional regulator, whose protein sequence is MITKQGILLQAPQLSNQNSLKTLVENRTVYTLNHCELNIFETYQQAQLVPLKFNDLVVTSMLRGKKVMHLFDQKGFDYLPGETVIVPPNIEMKIDFPEASYKKPTQCLALALDYSKINETLNFLNEKYPKEGTNNYWELHSNNYFFYNNADLAASIQKLIKVSLSSSVTKDIIADLTLQEMLIQIIQLQTLKATQNDTIEDSKSTIMPIVSYIRENLNNDLSLKKLTDFSCMSKTTFHRFFKKELGMSPVEFIMHEKIKMAKALLNEPNIQINQVSYELGFDDSNYFIRLFKKHEGITPKQYQKLTT, encoded by the coding sequence ATGATTACCAAACAGGGAATATTACTTCAGGCACCGCAATTATCCAACCAGAATTCATTGAAAACCTTAGTAGAAAACCGAACGGTATATACCCTGAATCACTGTGAGCTCAATATTTTTGAAACCTACCAACAGGCGCAGCTCGTCCCTTTAAAATTTAATGATTTGGTGGTGACCAGTATGCTACGGGGGAAAAAAGTAATGCATCTTTTCGACCAAAAAGGGTTTGATTACCTTCCCGGAGAAACTGTAATCGTGCCACCGAATATTGAGATGAAAATTGATTTTCCAGAAGCTTCTTACAAAAAACCAACCCAATGCCTGGCTTTAGCGCTGGACTATTCAAAAATCAATGAGACACTAAATTTCTTAAATGAAAAATACCCTAAAGAGGGCACCAATAATTACTGGGAACTGCATTCCAATAACTATTTCTTTTACAATAATGCCGATTTGGCTGCTTCCATCCAGAAGCTCATCAAAGTCTCCCTGAGTAGTTCGGTAACAAAAGATATTATTGCAGATCTAACCCTGCAGGAAATGCTGATACAGATTATACAGTTGCAAACCCTGAAAGCAACTCAAAATGATACTATCGAGGATTCCAAAAGTACCATAATGCCTATTGTATCTTACATCCGTGAAAACCTCAACAACGATCTCTCCCTGAAAAAATTAACTGATTTTTCCTGTATGAGCAAAACGACATTCCACCGCTTTTTCAAAAAGGAACTCGGCATGAGCCCCGTTGAATTCATCATGCATGAAAAAATAAAAATGGCGAAAGCTTTATTAAATGAACCCAATATCCAAATCAATCAGGTTTCGTACGAGCTGGGGTTTGATGACAGTAATTATTTTATCCGGTTGTTTAAAAAACACGAGGGTATTACGCCAAAGCAATACCAGAAATTAACTACTTAG
- a CDS encoding DUF779 domain-containing protein, with translation MTKRIDATQKAKDLITLLAEEHGELMFYQAGGCCEGTQPMCFEKGGYYLRMGDVCIGLVEGAEFWVDKDLFEYWKHTHFTLDVLDGFGAGGFSLETPMGKTFKIDYRIFTPEEEADLEPVTTVE, from the coding sequence ATGACAAAAAGAATTGATGCAACCCAAAAAGCAAAAGACCTGATTACACTATTGGCAGAAGAGCATGGTGAACTGATGTTCTATCAGGCTGGTGGTTGCTGTGAAGGGACACAACCGATGTGTTTTGAAAAAGGGGGCTACTACCTGAGAATGGGAGATGTATGCATAGGCCTTGTGGAAGGAGCAGAATTCTGGGTCGATAAGGATTTATTTGAATATTGGAAACATACCCATTTTACACTGGATGTTCTGGATGGCTTTGGAGCAGGAGGATTCTCACTGGAAACGCCTATGGGAAAAACATTCAAAATTGATTACCGCATTTTTACGCCGGAAGAAGAGGCTGATTTGGAACCGGTAACCACAGTAGAGTAA
- a CDS encoding aldehyde dehydrogenase family protein produces the protein MSDIFKRPEFKPKYDNYINGKFVPPIKGEYFDNVSPIDGKVFTKAAKSSKEDLVVAVDAAHEALKTWGKTSVTERSNLLNKIAQVIEDNLEYIAVVETIDNGKPVRETLAADIPLVVDHFRYFAGVIRAEESSIAELDSNTVSIALSEPLGVIAQIIPWNFPILMAVWKLAPALAAGNTVVLKPAESTPVSILVLMELIGDILPPGVVNIVNGFGAELGRALVTNPKVSKAAFTGSTATGRLVMQYATENIIPVTLELGGKSPNIFFPSIADHDDDFFDKAIEGAVMFALNQGEICTCPSRLLIHEDIYDKFIAKVIERTEAIVAGNPLDKKTMIGAQASNVQFEKIQSYIKLGKEEGAEVLTGGEVNHLEGELAGGFYIKPTLFKGHNKMRIFQEEIFGPVLAVTTFKTTEEAIAIANDTMYGLGAGVWTRDAHEIYQVPRAIQAGRVWINQYHSYPAGAPFGGYKLSGIGRENHKMMLGHYRQTKNMLISYDKKKLGFF, from the coding sequence ATGAGCGATATTTTTAAAAGACCGGAATTTAAACCCAAATACGATAACTATATCAATGGTAAATTTGTACCACCTATCAAAGGAGAATATTTTGATAATGTTTCCCCTATCGATGGTAAAGTATTTACAAAAGCCGCAAAATCGAGCAAGGAAGATTTGGTAGTAGCGGTCGATGCAGCACATGAAGCCCTTAAGACCTGGGGGAAAACTTCGGTAACGGAGCGAAGTAACCTCTTGAATAAAATAGCACAGGTAATTGAAGACAACCTGGAATATATTGCTGTAGTTGAAACTATAGATAACGGAAAGCCTGTTCGTGAAACGTTAGCGGCGGATATCCCATTGGTAGTAGACCATTTTCGCTACTTTGCAGGCGTTATAAGAGCCGAAGAAAGTTCTATAGCCGAATTGGACTCTAATACGGTTTCTATCGCTCTAAGTGAGCCTTTAGGGGTTATTGCGCAAATCATTCCATGGAACTTCCCAATCCTGATGGCAGTATGGAAATTAGCTCCAGCTTTGGCAGCCGGAAATACGGTAGTTTTAAAACCAGCAGAAAGTACGCCAGTATCGATTCTTGTATTGATGGAATTGATTGGTGATATTTTGCCTCCCGGAGTAGTTAATATTGTGAATGGTTTTGGTGCAGAACTCGGACGGGCTTTAGTGACCAATCCGAAAGTATCCAAAGCGGCTTTCACAGGATCTACTGCGACTGGTCGCCTGGTTATGCAATATGCGACAGAGAATATTATACCGGTGACATTGGAATTAGGAGGGAAATCACCGAATATTTTCTTCCCGTCTATTGCCGATCATGATGATGATTTCTTTGACAAAGCAATTGAAGGCGCAGTGATGTTTGCCTTAAATCAGGGGGAAATCTGTACTTGCCCTTCCCGATTATTGATCCATGAGGATATTTACGATAAATTTATTGCAAAAGTAATCGAGCGCACTGAAGCTATTGTAGCGGGTAACCCACTGGATAAGAAAACGATGATTGGCGCACAGGCATCCAATGTACAATTTGAAAAAATCCAGTCGTATATTAAATTAGGAAAAGAAGAAGGAGCAGAGGTATTGACAGGAGGTGAAGTAAATCATTTAGAAGGTGAACTTGCCGGCGGATTCTATATTAAGCCGACTTTATTCAAAGGGCATAATAAAATGCGTATTTTCCAGGAAGAGATTTTTGGACCGGTATTGGCTGTCACCACTTTCAAAACGACGGAAGAAGCTATTGCCATTGCAAATGATACCATGTATGGCCTGGGTGCCGGTGTGTGGACCCGTGATGCACATGAAATTTACCAGGTTCCAAGAGCCATTCAGGCGGGACGGGTTTGGATCAATCAATACCATTCCTATCCGGCAGGCGCTCCTTTTGGAGGGTATAAATTATCCGGAATTGGTAGGGAAAACCACAAAATGATGTTAGGGCACTATCGCCAGACTAAAAATATGCTGATTTCTTATGATAAAAAGAAATTAGGATTCTTTTAA